The DNA region AAGTTCTGGTGATGGAGTAAAGCGAGGAATTGCTAATCCCACAAATACACCAATTGCAATAGCACTAAACACTACACCACTACCAAAAATCACTGACCAAATATCATGAGCTACTTTCTCTAAAGCAGCCTGTCGTACTAAAGTTTTAACTGAATTAGAGATATTGCGACTTTGTACAGTAATTGCTGCTTTACTCTGACGTTCTAGCAGTTCTCGACTTGACTGTGCCCAATTATCAACAAACTGCTGTACTTGTTCTAGTTCTTGACTGATAATAGCTTGAGAATCTTTTAAGTCCGATTGCCATCTAGATTGCCATCCTTTAAAGAAGTTGTCAATTTCATCTGGCTTCTGTTCTAATAGCAATTCTAGCTGACCTGTAGCTAGTAAAATGATTAAAAGTGGATCGTTTTTATCTAGCCCATATCGGTAAGCTGTGTTAATCACATGAGCACGGAATTCTGGGTCTTTTCCTTTGAGTACTTGACTGATTAATGACTCAGTATCTCGCTCATACATAGGTGGAGCAGATAAAGGCGATTGATTTTGAACATCTCTTGTCTTTAACTCATCATCAATTAGTTGCCAAAACTCTACATTATTAGGTGAATTACTTTGTTCTACCTCAGCTAGTTCTGGCTCTGGAAAAGTTGAGTTATCATCAAAATCGTTTGCATCTAAGTCTAGATTTATTGCTTCATTTTGTTGCATTAGAATTCCTCAGTATCTTCAGTATTATGAACTTGCAGTTAATTGTGGTGGTTTTCCTGAAGGTATTGTTTCTACCAGACGATTTGGTGCATCGTTAAACAGACCAACATTTTCAATTAGATTGTAAGATTCGGCTAAGAAAGTGTGCAGGCGTTGTTGACTGATTAGATGAAAATCTGGATGCTGCATTGCCTGTTGAAATGATAAGCGTTTGGTATCGATAAACTTGCGCTCTCTGGAACTTAATTGTGGAAAATCTACAATCGCAATTTGATGCTTTTGGATTAGCTTTAGTATTTCTTGATGTCCTTGCATATGTGACCAATCTTTACATACTCCAAAGTTTCGTACTAAGACGTGCTTTAACTGCCCTTCAAAGTGATTGAAGGAGTCTATAAACATTTCGATACTGTCAGTTGTTCCGCCACACAAAAACCATTTGCAGATATCAATACCCGACTTTTCTTTGAAATCGGGTGAGATTAGGTCAGCTTCATCAATCCATTTGTTGATAATACTATAAACCCGAGCAGGTAAGTTAACAATAACAGGGGTTTCTAAAGCAGTTTCAAAAATGATATCGATGTCAAAAAACTTCTCTTCGTCTTCAACTAAAGCTACAACTTGCGCTCCATATTCGGGATAACGCTGCTGCACGTCAGGGTTTTTGAAATCGCCATCAATTAAAGTGTAGAGCAAATCGTACTTTTGATTAAATTCAACAAGAACGCGAGTAAACATGGATTTCCCTACTCCACCTTTCTCGCCATCTACCAAATGAATTCTGTTAGCCATTAGCTTTCCTCGCTATTAACTG from Phormidium ambiguum IAM M-71 includes:
- a CDS encoding DUF6753 family protein, translated to MQQNEAINLDLDANDFDDNSTFPEPELAEVEQSNSPNNVEFWQLIDDELKTRDVQNQSPLSAPPMYERDTESLISQVLKGKDPEFRAHVINTAYRYGLDKNDPLLIILLATGQLELLLEQKPDEIDNFFKGWQSRWQSDLKDSQAIISQELEQVQQFVDNWAQSSRELLERQSKAAITVQSRNISNSVKTLVRQAALEKVAHDIWSVIFGSGVVFSAIAIGVFVGLAIPRFTPSPELDPTGLRQLTLKEAAALEWGLSNEGQFAQKNADTIRWAMSNEGKYARQFMSWNQALLSEKNGKKLCETEVNRLGVTLTVEGKPSKGGFCTLWTRSPQERQFVSN
- a CDS encoding mobilization protein MobD-like protein, encoding MANRIHLVDGEKGGVGKSMFTRVLVEFNQKYDLLYTLIDGDFKNPDVQQRYPEYGAQVVALVEDEEKFFDIDIIFETALETPVIVNLPARVYSIINKWIDEADLISPDFKEKSGIDICKWFLCGGTTDSIEMFIDSFNHFEGQLKHVLVRNFGVCKDWSHMQGHQEILKLIQKHQIAIVDFPQLSSRERKFIDTKRLSFQQAMQHPDFHLISQQRLHTFLAESYNLIENVGLFNDAPNRLVETIPSGKPPQLTASS